The following nucleotide sequence is from Streptomyces brevispora.
CCGGGAGGCGGCCGAGCAGGAGCGGTCACTGGAGGGGGTGGCTCAGCGGCTGGAGCGTGCGCTGGCGCGGGAATCGGGCCGGCGCGGGGGCCTCGACGAGGCCGAGGGGTTCATCACCGCCGCGCTCGCCGAGATCCCGCCGGGCGCGACCCTGGTGCGGATCGTCAACCGCGGCCACCCCGAGCCGCTGCTGATGTACTCGGACGGGGCGCTGGACGTACTGCAGCCCGAGCTGCCCGCGCTGCCCCTGGGGATGGACCTGGGCGTGTGGCCGGACCGCGCCGACGAGTGGGCGTTGCCCGCCGGGTCGACGCTCCTCCTCTACACGGACGGCCTCTCCGAGGCCCGTAACGCCGACGGGGTCTTCTACGACCCCGCCGAGCGGCTGCGCGGACGGATCTTCCCGGGCCCCGAGGAGCTGCTGTCCGCGCTGACCGACGACGTACGGCTGCACACCGGTGGGGTGACGACCGACGACATGGCGCTGCTCGCCATTGTGCGCCCCGCCGAGGGGCAGCCGGACCGGCGCACAACCGTGAAGATCGTGGGTTTGGGAGGCGGCGCAGGGTGAAGACGAAGGGGCAGACGGGGGAGAGCGTGAGGGAACACGAGGGAATGCGACGGAGCGGACGCGGAAGATGCCACTGTCCGTAACCGTAAGGAACCCCTTCGCATAACATTTGACGCAACGTCAGAAAATAGATAACGATTGAGTGGCGATCAACTCGCCCGGTTCCACCCGGTTGTGTCCCGTAAAGTCCAGGCCGAAGATGTGAATGATCAGCTGGAACGGCTTGGAATCGGACCCGTGTGTCTATTAACGTTCGATAACGCAGCGCGGTCCCAGCCGCCGTCAGAGGCGGCACCGTGCGCGAGCGCCGAATTCCGCAAGGGAACCGGGGAACCACCTACATGGGGTGAATCGGGCATCTCTGTCTCGTTGAGAGGCGGAGGAACCCGTAGGAGACCTTCCTGCTCCGAACCCGTCAGCTAACCCGGTAGGCGAGAAGGAAGGAAAGGAGTGCGCCCCAGTGGCGTCCAACAAGCCTGCCCCCGAAGCCCCCTCATGGTTCGTGCCCGAGCACGGAAATGACTTCGGACCCGGGCCCGGTGCCAGCTACGGCACCAACCACGGAACCGAGTACGGAACCGCTTACGGATCCAGCCACGGGACCGCTTACGGAACCGCCTACGGAACCGATCGGGGCAGCGAGTTCGGCAACGGCTTCCGCGCCGACGAGGCCGAGCCGGACAAGGCGCGGGAGGAATGGAATCCCACCGAGGAGTCCATCCGCCCCGTACGCGGCAAGCACCGCGTCGCCAAGCAGCGCAACGGTCTCGCCCGTAGCTCCACCGTCCTCGGCGTCGGTGTCATCGCAGCCGTCGGCGCGGGCGGCATGGCCTCCGCGCAGAGCAGGCCGCCGGTCTCCATCTCCCTTCCCGACGCCATCTCCGACAACCTCCCCGAGGCCAGGTCCCTCCCCGGCGTCGGCGCACTGTTCTCGGGTGAGTCCGAGGCGGAGAAGGCGAAGGCCGAGACGGTTTCCGCCCCGCTGACGACGGCCGGCATCACCACCGCCGAGGCCGAGCAGGGCGCCACGGACGCCGGCGAGGCGCTCCGCGCCCGCATCCTCCAGCAGGCCGAGCAGCAGCAGGACTCCGCCGACGCCGAGGCCAGGGCGGCCGAGGAGAAGGCCGCCGCGGAGAATGCGTCCGCCGAGGCGAAGAAGCAGCAGGACGCTGCCGAGGCCGAGGTCGCCGCCGCGAAGAAGAAGGCGGCGGAGGAGGCGAAGGAGAAGGCCGAGGCACTGCGGCTCGCCAAGCTCGCCGCCAGCTACGCCATCCCCACCTCCTCGTACACGATCACCTCGACCTTCGGCGAGGCCGGTTCGCTGTGGTCCTCCGGCTACCACACGGGCCTCGACTTCGCGGCGCCGACCGGTACCCCGATCAAGGCCATCCACAGCGGCACCATCAAGTCGGCCGGCTGGTCCGGTTCGTACGGCTACCGCACGGTCCTGGAGCTCGAGGACGGCACGGAGCTCTGGTTCTGCCACCAGTCCTCGATCGGTGTCGGCGTCGGCCAGAAGGTCACCACCGGGGACACCATCGGACGCGTCGGTGCGACCGGCAACGTGACCGGCCCGCACCTTCACCTCGAGGTCCACACCTCGGACGGCGCCGGGATCGACCCGATGTCCTGGCTGCGTGCCCGGGGCCTGACGGTCTGAGCCCGCTGCACGGTCCGGAGGCGGGGTCTCCCGGCCCGCGGCCGTGGGCCGGGTCGGCGTTCCCACGGCCGCGCCGTGCGCTGCGTTGCGCTGTGGTGAGCCCTGTGCCCTCTCCGGCCACTGAACCCCGGCAGTCCTGACGCTCACCCCCCGACGTCAGGGCTGCCGGCCCGTCTGTCCGGCCTCGCGGGACTGCCATCATGGCCATGACGGCAGCCGCAGATGCGCATGGCACGGAATGCCGTAGTTGCACATGGCACGGAATAGCGGAGACGGCGGGTCGGGTTGATCCATATATGACTTCTCTTCGCAGGCTCGGCTCATCCAGCCTTCAGGTCTTCCCGCTCGCCCTCGGTGGCAACGTCTTCGGCTGGACCGCCGACGAGGCACAGTCCTTCGCCGTTCTCGACGCGTACGCGGCGGCCGGCGGCAACTTCATCGACACCGCCGACGCGTACTCCGCCTGGATCCCCGGCAACGAGGGCGGTGAGTCGGAGTCCCTGATCGGCAAGTGGCTCGCAGCGCGGGGCAACCGTTCCGACATCGTCGTGGCCACCAAGGTCGGTGCCCACCCCTCGTACAAGGGGCTCTCCCCCGCCACCATCAAGGCCGCGGCCGAGGAATCGCTGCACCGGCTCGGCACCGACCACATCGATCTCTACTACACGCACTTCGACGACGAGACGGTCCCGGTCGAGGAGATCATCACCGCGCTCGACCAGCTGGTGAAGGACGGCAAGGTCCGCGAGATCGCCGCCTCCAACATCAGCCCGGAGCGGCTCCGCGCCTCGCTGGACTTCTCCGAGCGCGAGGGACTGGCCCGTTACGTGGCCCTGCAGCCGCACTACAACCTCGTCTCCCGGGACACCTACGAGGGCGAGCTCCAGGACACCGCTGCCCGCGCCGGGCTCGCCGCCGTCCCGTACTTCGCACTCGCCTCCGGCTTCCTCACCGGCAAGTACCGCCCGGGTGCGACCGTGGACAGCGCGCGCGCCGGAAAGGCGAGCCAGCACCTGGAGTCGGAGCGTGGGCAGAAGGTCCTCGCCGCGCTCGACAAGGTGGCGCAGGAGCGGAACGCCGAGATCGCGACCGTGGCGCTGGCCTGGCTGGCATCCCGGCCGACCGTCGCCGCACCGATCGCCTCCGCCCGTACGGTCGAGCAGCTTCCCGCACTGGTGGCCGTCGCCGATCTGAGCCTGACGGACCAGGAACTGACCGAGCTCA
It contains:
- a CDS encoding M23 family metallopeptidase yields the protein MASNKPAPEAPSWFVPEHGNDFGPGPGASYGTNHGTEYGTAYGSSHGTAYGTAYGTDRGSEFGNGFRADEAEPDKAREEWNPTEESIRPVRGKHRVAKQRNGLARSSTVLGVGVIAAVGAGGMASAQSRPPVSISLPDAISDNLPEARSLPGVGALFSGESEAEKAKAETVSAPLTTAGITTAEAEQGATDAGEALRARILQQAEQQQDSADAEARAAEEKAAAENASAEAKKQQDAAEAEVAAAKKKAAEEAKEKAEALRLAKLAASYAIPTSSYTITSTFGEAGSLWSSGYHTGLDFAAPTGTPIKAIHSGTIKSAGWSGSYGYRTVLELEDGTELWFCHQSSIGVGVGQKVTTGDTIGRVGATGNVTGPHLHLEVHTSDGAGIDPMSWLRARGLTV
- a CDS encoding aldo/keto reductase; its protein translation is MTSLRRLGSSSLQVFPLALGGNVFGWTADEAQSFAVLDAYAAAGGNFIDTADAYSAWIPGNEGGESESLIGKWLAARGNRSDIVVATKVGAHPSYKGLSPATIKAAAEESLHRLGTDHIDLYYTHFDDETVPVEEIITALDQLVKDGKVREIAASNISPERLRASLDFSEREGLARYVALQPHYNLVSRDTYEGELQDTAARAGLAAVPYFALASGFLTGKYRPGATVDSARAGKASQHLESERGQKVLAALDKVAQERNAEIATVALAWLASRPTVAAPIASARTVEQLPALVAVADLSLTDQELTELTEASA